One Gossypium raimondii isolate GPD5lz chromosome 3, ASM2569854v1, whole genome shotgun sequence genomic window carries:
- the LOC105796901 gene encoding aldehyde dehydrogenase 22A1, with product MAFWWPIIVLAFAYAICRFLLMLIPPNVPSIDVDASDVLDDGNQTQENSFIYIPPRGRTQQSDRKVQCYEPATMKYLGFFPALTPAEVEERVTQARKAQKIWAKSSFKQRRQFLRILLKYIIEHQELICEVSSRDTGKTMVDASLGEIMTTCEKITWLLSEGEKWLRPEYRSSGRSMLHKKSKVEFHPLGVIGAIVSWNYPFHNIFNPMLAAVFSGNGVVIKVSEHASWSGCFYFRIIQAALAAVGAPENLVEVITGFAETGEALVSSVDKIIFVGSPGVGKMIMANAAETLIPVTLELGGKDAFIVCEDVDIPHVAQVAVRATLQSSGQNCAGAERFYVHRDIYNSFVNQVTKIVKSVSAGPPLAARYDMGAICLQEHSEKLQHLVDDAVDKGAEIVARGSFGHLSEGAVDQFFPPTVLKNVNHTMKLMQEETFGPIMPIMKFNSDEEVVKLANDSRYGLGCAVFSGSQRRAKEIASQIHCGVAAVNDFASTYMCQSLPFGGTKDSGFGRFAGVEGLRACCLVKAVVEDRWWPYIKTKIPKPIQYPVAENGFEFQESLVEALYGLNIWDRLRALVNVLKIISEQNPVATSKKND from the exons ATGGCGTTTTGGTGGCCGATCATCGTTCTCGCCTTTGCTTATGCGATCTGTCGTTTCTTGCTGATGCTCATTCCCCCGAATGTTCCTTCTATCGATGTCGATGCCTCAGATG TGTTGGATGACGGGAACCAAACGCAAGAAAACAGCTTCATTTAC ATACCACCAAGGGGAAGGACGCAGCAATCAGACAGAAAAGTTCAATGCTATGAGCCAGCTACTATGAAATATTTGGGCTTTTTCCCAGCATTGACACCTGCTGAG GTTGAGGAGCGTGTCACACAAGCCCGGAAAGCACAGAAAATTTGGGCTAAAAGTAGTTTCAAGCAAAGGCGACAGTTTTTGCggattcttttaaaatatattattgaacACCAAGAACTTATATGCGA AGTCTCTTCACGGGATACTGGGAAAACAATGGTTGATGCCTCTTTAGGAGAAATAATGACTACATGTGAGAAGATAACCTGGCTTCTTTCAGAGGGGGAAAAGTGGCTTAGGCCTGAATACCG ATCTTCTGGAAGATCAATGCTTCACAAGAAATCCAAAGTGGAATTTCACCCGCTTGGTGTAATTGGGGCTATTGTTTCATGGAATTACccttttcataatatttttaatccaaTGCTTGCAGCTGTGTTTTCAGGAAATGGTGTGGTAATTAAG GTTTCTGAGCATGCAAGCTGGTCTGGATGTTTTTACTTTAGGATAATCCAAGCAGCTCTTGCTGCAGTTGGAGCTCCTGAAAATCTGGTTGAGGTAATTACAGG CTTTGCTGAAACAGGAGAAGCACTGGTATCTTCTGTTGATAAAATCATATTTGTTGGATCACCAGGTGTGGGAAAGATG ATAATGGCAAATGCTGCTGAGACCCTTATACCAGTTACACTTGAGCTCGGTGGGAAAGATGCCTTTATTGTGTGCGAAGACGTAGATATTCCACAC GTTGCCCAAGTTGCTGTCAGGGCCACTCTCCAATCAAGTGGGCAGAACTGTGCTGGAGCTGAGAGATTTTATGTTCACAGggatatttataattcatttgTCAATCAAGTGACTAAGATTGTGAAGTCTGTTTCAGCT GGCCCACCACTAGCTGCAAGATATGATATGGGTGCCATATGCTTGCAAGAGCATTCTGAGAAGCTTCAACACCTTGTAGATGATGCTGTAGACAAAGGAGCCGAAATTGTAGCTCGTGGAAGTTTCGGCCATTTAAGTGAAGGCGCAGTTGATCAATTTTTCCCCCCTACGGTGCTCAAAAATGTAAACCATACAATGAAGTTGATGCAAGAAGAG ACTTTTGGACCAATCATGCCGATAATGAAATTCAACTCAGATGAAGAGGTTGTCAAGCTTGCAAATGATTCAAGATATGGGCTTGGCTGTGCTGTTTTCTCCGGCAGTCAAAGGCGTGCCAAGGAGATAGCTTCCCAAATACATTGTGGAGTTGCTGCAGTTAATGATTTTGCATCAACTTATATGTGCCAG TCCCTGCCTTTTGGTGGCACAAAAGATAGTGGATTCGGCCGATTTGCTGGTGTTGAGGGATTGAGAGCTTGCTGTTTGGTAAAGGCAGTCGTTGAGGATAGATGGTGGCCTTATATAAAGACCAAGATACCAAAGCCTATTCAG TATCCTGTTGCTGAAAATGGGTTTGAGTTTCAAGAATCGCTGGTGGAGGCACTTTATGGCTTGAACATTTGGGACCGTCTTCGAGCACTGGTCAATGTTCTAAAGATCATTTCGGAGCAAAACCCTGTTGCCACTAGCAAGAAAAATGACTGA
- the LOC105795648 gene encoding uncharacterized protein LOC105795648, producing the protein MATARRSRVSCVERRGEAETCSWRPRLAAVRGCGSGAYARLLRVLVAGLGFQEVLRFCIDEAQSAFVPGRLTSDNIVAAYEILHSIKNRRFGKEGLFALKLDMSKAYNCIEWRLIEKMLLKMGFSVNWVERIMWFITSVTYSVVVNGRVGDKLAESSGAIKGARVMRGPLRVTHLLFSDDSLIFGDATAMKALNVLKVLQSYAKCSGQLVNFEKSRVFFSSNVDMRNQLDVERILGVHHADNWEKYLGLPCMVGRNKKWAFASLRDKIQSQISSWSARLLSMGSKEVFIKSIL; encoded by the exons ATGGCGACGGCGCGACGCTCTCGG GTGTCGTGCGTGGAGCGACGTGGGGAGGCTGAAACGTGCTCGTGGAGGCCGAGACTTGCGGCAGTTAGGGGCTGTGGGAGCGGCGCATATGCAAGGCTGCTTAGGGTTTTAGTTGCTGGACTagg GTTTCAAGAAGTTCTTCGGTTTTGCATTGATGAGGCACAAAGCGCATTTGTGCCGGGGCGTCTTACTTCTGATAATATTGTGGCAGCTTATGAGATTCTCCATTCCATAAAAAATAGAAGATTTGGTAAAGAAGGGTTGTTTGCTCTCAAGTTGGATATGAGCAAGGCGTACAACTGTATTGAGTGGCGGCTCATTGAAAAGATGTTATTGAAAATGGGTTTCTCTGTCAATTGGGTGGAACGGATTATGTGGTTCATCACGTCAGTTACTTACTCAGTTGTGGTTAATGGGAGGGTGGGAGATAA GTTGGCAGAAAGTAGTGGTGCGATAAAAGGAGCAAGGGTGATGAGAGGGCCCTTGAGGGTTACTCATTTATTGTTTTCAGACGATAGTCTCATTTTTGGGGATGCCACGGCAATGAAAGCATTGAATGTCTTGAAGGTGCTTCAATCATATGCCAAGTGTTCTGGTCAACtggtcaattttgaaaaatctagagTTTTCTTTAGTTCAAATGTAGACATGAGGAATCAGTTGGATGTGGAGAGAATTTTGGGGGTTCACCATGCTGATAATTGGGAGAAATACTTGGGTTTACCTTGTATGGTTGGTCGAAACAAGAAGTGGGCTTTTGCTAGCCTAAGAGATAAAATTCAAAGTCAGATATCTTCTTGGAGTGCGAGGCTGTTATCTATGGGTAGCAAGGAGGTTTTCATCAAATCCATTCTCTAA